Proteins from a single region of Carettochelys insculpta isolate YL-2023 chromosome 17, ASM3395843v1, whole genome shotgun sequence:
- the KCNK15 gene encoding potassium channel subfamily K member 15 → MKRQNLRTVSLILCIFSYLLVGAAVFDALESEAESGRRRLLEQKRGELRRKYRFSADDYRELERLVLQAEPHRAGRQWRFAGSFYFAITVITTIGYGHAAPGTDAGKVFCMFYAILGIPLTLVMFQSLGERMNAVVRLLLKKIKKCLGMKKTNVSMENMVLVGFLSCMGTLCVGAAAFSYFEGWTFFHAYYYCFITLTTIGFGDFVALQKNEALQKKPPYVAFSFMYILVGLTVIGAFLNLVVLRFLTMNSEDERRDAEERASLKRVRNNVHLKAKEDGDSRDAILLPVEDRTSQMNLIPLIQEDTDRPRRHSSHSTAEVPSFCTCLCYRPQMCASPAPSHPETLSCHTNPIYYNSISYKIDEVSLSMRDPTGFSSPGSTLSSNSPSCREHRHLRRKSI, encoded by the exons ATGAAGCGGCAGAACCTGCGCACGGTCTCACTGATCCTCTGCATCTTCTCCTACCTGCTGGTGGGCGCCGCCGTCTTCGATGCGCTGGAGTCGGAGGCGGAGAGcggccggcggcggctgctggAGCAGAAGCGGGGCGAGCTGCGCCGGAAGTACCGCTTCTCGGCCGACGACTACCGCGAGCTGGAGCGGCTGGTGCTGCAGGCCGAGCCGCACCGCGCCGGCCGCCAGTGGCGCTTCGCCGGCTCCTTCTACTTCGCCATCACCGTCATCACCACCATCG GTTATGGACATGCTGCTCCTGGCACAGACGCTGGCAAAGTTTTCTGCATGTTCTATGCAATCCTTGGCATCCCCCTCACACTGGTTATGTTCCAAAGTCTTGGGGAACGCATGAACGCTGTCGTCCGGTTGCTGCTGAAGAAAATAAAGAAGTGTTTAGGTATGAAGAAGACTAATGTCTCTATGGAAAACATGGTCTTAGTTGGCTTCCTGTCTTGCATGGGGACACTGTGTGTTGGAGCAGCTGCCTTCTCTTATTTTGAGGGCTGGACCTTCTTTCATGCCTATTATTACTGCTTTATAACCCTGACCACTATTGGGTTTGGGGACTTCGTGGCTCTGCAGAAGAACGAAGCTTTGCAGAAGAAGCCACCATACGTGGCTTTCAGCTTCATGTACATCTTGGTCGGCTTGACTGTGATTGGTGCTTTCCTAAATTTAGTTGTCCTCAGGTTTTTGACTATGAACTCAGAAGATGAAAGACGGGATGCAGAAGAGAGGGCGTCCCTGAAGAGAGTCAGGAACAACGTTCACCTGAAAGCAAAGGAAGATGGTGACAGCAGAGATGCTATTTTACTACCTGTAGAAGACAGGACAAGTCAAATGAATCTCATCCCACTGATTCAGGAAGACACTGATAGACCAAGACGCCACTCTTCACACTCCACCGCCGAAGTCCCTTCCTTCTGCACGTGCTTGTGCTACAGACCACAGATGTGTGCaagtcctgctccctcccacccagagaccCTCAGCTGCCACACCAATCCCATTTACTATAATTCCATTTCTTACAAAATTGATGAGGTCTCCCTGAGCATGAGGGATCCTACTGGCTTCTCCTCCCCTGGAAGCACCTTATCATccaacagccccagctgcagggaacaCCGCCACCTGCGAAGGAAATCCATCTAA